From Chiroxiphia lanceolata isolate bChiLan1 chromosome 11, bChiLan1.pri, whole genome shotgun sequence, the proteins below share one genomic window:
- the MBD4 gene encoding methyl-CpG-binding domain protein 4 isoform X1: MVAAGAAGGPRGPAGPSAVPRGWQRVSSRRRAGRTAGRIDVCFVSPEGKKLRSKRALVEYFQKTGETTLKAADFDFTAPRGSTRSGVRGCSTRAARTDLEKDDCHSQVQELCAQNGSKVGIENIHTGNGHLEDVTSTLESTDLVTDSTDPEKGLKTKRKGAGGKSVQSRKPVKSSERRNQGDPQSKRQRRVCSTRQIECVQNKRFCRQTDRSGADSQGVGDLSAEPVGAGKALSAVSRAQAGTWLRSVAAGSQRDLGHLPEEGPVGTGFSDPAEEKSHGLETGKEPDGPVGKQDVKSNTEADAEPWDRTSCTAVRGAPEESVPRTQVERRKTSPYFSSKYSKEAPNPPRRKALRKWTPPRSPFNLVQETLFHDPWKLLIATIFLNKTSGKMAIPVLWEFLKKYPSPEVARAADWKEMSELLKPLGLYELRAKTIIRFSGEYLSKRWRYPIELHGIGKYGNDSYRIFCVNEWKEVQPQDHKLNVYHAWLWENRERLSLD; encoded by the exons ATGgtggcggcgggagcggcgggcgg gcccCGCGGCCCGGCGGGGCCCAGTGCCGTTCCCCGCGGGTGGCAGCGGGTGAGCAGCCGCAGGCGGGCAGGCAGGACGGCCGGGAGGATCGACGTGTGCTTTGTCAG CCCCGAAGGGAAGAAGCTGAGGTCGAAACGAGCACTTGTGgagtattttcagaaaactggGGAGACaacactgaaagcagcagacTTTGATTTCACAGCTCCTCGGGGAAGCACACGCTCGGGGGTGAGGGGATGCAGCACAAGAGCTGCAAGGACTGACCTGGAGAAGGACGATTGTCATAGCCAAGTGCAGGAGCTTTGTGCGCAGAATGGGTCCAAGGTTGGAATTGAGAACATCCACACTGGGAATGGACACCTGGAAGATGTTACATCCACTTTAGAAAGCACAGATTTGGTCACGGATAGCACAGACCCAGAGAAgggtttgaaaacaaaaaggaagggGGCAGGTGGGAAAAGTGTCCAGAGTAGAAAACCTGTGAAGAGCTCAGAAAGGAGGAACCAAGGTGACCCCCAGAGCAAGAGGCAGAGAAGAGTCTGTAGCACACGGCAGATCGAGTGTGTTCAGAACAAGAGGTTCTGCAGGCAGACAGACAGGAGTGGGGCTGACAGCCAGGGTGTGGGTGATCTGAGTGCTGAGCCTGTGGGTGCAGGCAAAGCTCTGTCAGCAGTGTCCAGGGCACAGGCAGGCACATGGCTCAGGTCAGTGGCTGCTGGCTCGCAGAGGGACCTGGGGCACCTGCCAGAGGAGGGTCCTGTGGGCACAGGCTTCAGTGACCCAGCTGAGGAGAAATCCCACGGACTGGAGACAGGGAAAGAGCCAGATGGGCCTGTGGGTAAGCAGGATGTTAAATCCAACACCGAGGCGGATGCTGAGCCGTGGGACAGGACGAGCTGCACAGCTGTCAGAGGGGCACCAG aagaGTCTGTCCCACGAACACAagtggagagaaggaaaacaagtcCATATTTTTCCAGTAAATACAGCAAAGAAG CCCCCAACCCGCCCAGAAGGAAAGCCCTCAGAAAATGGACCCCTCCACGTTCTCCTTTCAATCTGGTCCAGGAAACGCTCTTCCACGATCCATGGAAGCTTCTCATTGCCACCATATTTCTCAATAAAACTTCAG GGAAAATGGCAATTCCAGTGCTCTGGGAGTTCCTGAAGAAGTACCCTTCTCCTGAGGTAGCCAGGGCTGCAGACTGGAAAGAGATGTCAGAGCTGCTCAAACCTCTCGGCCTCTACGAACTCAGAGCCAAAACCATCATCAGGTTCTCGG GTGAGTACCTGAGCAAGCGGTGGCGGTACCCGATCGAGCTGCACGGCATCGGCAAGTACGGCAACGACTCCTACAGGATCTTCTGCGTCAACGAGTGGAAGGAG GTGCAGCCACAGGACCACAAGTTGAACGTGTACCACGCGTGGCTGTGGGAGAACCGGGAGAGGCTGAGCCTCGACTGA
- the MBD4 gene encoding methyl-CpG-binding domain protein 4 isoform X2: protein MVAAGAAGGPRGPAGPSAVPRGWQRVSSRRRAGRTAGRIDVCFVSPEGKKLRSKRALVEYFQKTGETTLKAADFDFTAPRGSTRSGVRGCSTRAARTDLEKDDCHSQVQELCAQNGSKVGIENIHTGNGHLEDVTSTLESTDLVTDSTDPEKGLKTKRKGAGGKSVQSRKPVKSSERRNQEESVPRTQVERRKTSPYFSSKYSKEAPNPPRRKALRKWTPPRSPFNLVQETLFHDPWKLLIATIFLNKTSGKMAIPVLWEFLKKYPSPEVARAADWKEMSELLKPLGLYELRAKTIIRFSGEYLSKRWRYPIELHGIGKYGNDSYRIFCVNEWKEVQPQDHKLNVYHAWLWENRERLSLD from the exons ATGgtggcggcgggagcggcgggcgg gcccCGCGGCCCGGCGGGGCCCAGTGCCGTTCCCCGCGGGTGGCAGCGGGTGAGCAGCCGCAGGCGGGCAGGCAGGACGGCCGGGAGGATCGACGTGTGCTTTGTCAG CCCCGAAGGGAAGAAGCTGAGGTCGAAACGAGCACTTGTGgagtattttcagaaaactggGGAGACaacactgaaagcagcagacTTTGATTTCACAGCTCCTCGGGGAAGCACACGCTCGGGGGTGAGGGGATGCAGCACAAGAGCTGCAAGGACTGACCTGGAGAAGGACGATTGTCATAGCCAAGTGCAGGAGCTTTGTGCGCAGAATGGGTCCAAGGTTGGAATTGAGAACATCCACACTGGGAATGGACACCTGGAAGATGTTACATCCACTTTAGAAAGCACAGATTTGGTCACGGATAGCACAGACCCAGAGAAgggtttgaaaacaaaaaggaagggGGCAGGTGGGAAAAGTGTCCAGAGTAGAAAACCTGTGAAGAGCTCAGAAAGGAGGAACCAAG aagaGTCTGTCCCACGAACACAagtggagagaaggaaaacaagtcCATATTTTTCCAGTAAATACAGCAAAGAAG CCCCCAACCCGCCCAGAAGGAAAGCCCTCAGAAAATGGACCCCTCCACGTTCTCCTTTCAATCTGGTCCAGGAAACGCTCTTCCACGATCCATGGAAGCTTCTCATTGCCACCATATTTCTCAATAAAACTTCAG GGAAAATGGCAATTCCAGTGCTCTGGGAGTTCCTGAAGAAGTACCCTTCTCCTGAGGTAGCCAGGGCTGCAGACTGGAAAGAGATGTCAGAGCTGCTCAAACCTCTCGGCCTCTACGAACTCAGAGCCAAAACCATCATCAGGTTCTCGG GTGAGTACCTGAGCAAGCGGTGGCGGTACCCGATCGAGCTGCACGGCATCGGCAAGTACGGCAACGACTCCTACAGGATCTTCTGCGTCAACGAGTGGAAGGAG GTGCAGCCACAGGACCACAAGTTGAACGTGTACCACGCGTGGCTGTGGGAGAACCGGGAGAGGCTGAGCCTCGACTGA